From [Flavobacterium] thermophilum:
TGCGGGTCGGCCTCCTCGCAGCGATGACAAAGGAAGCCCGCCTCCTTGACCGAAAACGAGACGCTCCCTTCTGTCGCCCCGCAGCGCGCGCAACGGTCAAGCACCGGCGGAATGCCGAGCACTGGGAGCATTTTCATCTCATAAATCAACGCCATGATCTCTAAATCGCGCCCTTCGCTCATATACTGTAACGTCTGCCGCAACAGCTCAAACAAGTACGGATTGCGCTTTTGCTCTTCTGTGCTTTTGTCGGTGAGCTCCACAATATACGCGGCATAGGCAGCGGCAAACAAATCTTCACGCAGCGCCCGCATCGAATCAATGAGCTCCCCTTGATGGAGAACGCCGACGCCGCGGCTGCGGCGGATCAAATAATGGCCATAGGCGAGCGGCTGCGTAACAGCAGAAAGGCGGCTGCTTGGCTTTTTCGCACCTCGCGCCATCACAGCCACCTTTCCCCATTCCCTTGTAAACAATGTGACAATTTTATTCGTCTCGCCATAATCGATGGTCCGCATCACGATCGCTTCACACTTTTCAAACATTGAACCACCACCAATTGGGCCAGCGACGATGCTAAGAGATCGGCTGGTCGATTTCTTTCTGGTCGGTGTTCTGCTCCTCACCGCCGAGCCGCTGCTCCCGTTCCAACTCTTTAAACAACAAGTACGTATCGATATTGCCTGTTTGGCTAAACAACTTCCACGTAAACTCAAGCATGGAATGACACCTCTTTCCGCCTGCAGGCATTGCATATTGGTGGTTTTACCTATAGGTTGGCTCGGTCAAAACCCGTTTATGTCGCGTAAAATTTTCTAGCCGTCAATACTCGTCCTCGCGAAACCCGAAGTCGCGCAACTGCGAAAGGCGGTTGCGCCAGTCCTTTTGCACCTTCACCCACAGCTCCAAAAACACTTTGGATCCAAGCAGCGCCTCAATGTCAGCGCGCGCCCGCTGTCCGATTTCCTTTAACATCCGGCCTTGCTTGCCGATGATGATCCCTTTTTGCGAATCGCGCTCAACAACGATGACAGCCCCGACGTAAACCGTGCCCGTCTCTTCGCGCCGCTCAATGCGTTCGACGACGACGGCGATCGAATGTGGAACTTCCTCGCGCGTCAAGTGAAGCGCCTTCTCGCGAATGAGCTCGGCGATGATAAACTGCTCCGGATGGTCGGTGACTTGATCCGGCGGATAATATTGCGGTCCTTCCGGCAACCGCTCTTTAATTTGCTCCAGCAGACGCTCGACATTGTTTCCTTCAAGCGCTGAAATCGGCACAATTTCCGCAAACGGGTGCAAATCCTTGTACTGGTCAATGAGCGGCAGCAGCTCATCCGGGTGAACGCGGTCGATTTTGTTGATCACCAAAAACACCGGCGTATCGACTTCTTTCAAGCGCTCCATAATGAACGCCTCGCCGCGCCCAAACCCTTCCTCGGCATTGACCATAAACAAAATCAAATCGACTTCGCGCAGCGCATTGAGCGCCACTTTCATCATAAAATCGCCGAGTTTATGCTTCGGTTTATGCACCCCGGGAGTGTCGATAAAAATGATTTGCGCGTCCTCATCCGTGTACACGCCTTGGATTTTATTGCGCGTCGTCTGCGGCTTGTCGCTCATAATGGCGATTTTTTGCCCGACGACACGGTTTAAAAACGTCGATTTTCCTACGTTCGGTCTTCCGATAATGGCAACAAACCCTGATTTGTATCCTTCCTTATTCATGCATATCCTCCGCTGAAAAAGCATCTGGCAGCAGTTCTTGAACGGTGACGATTTTGACATCGCCGTTGATATTGGCCAAAATGACTTTCATATCACTTGGGCAAAGCTCAGCGATCACTTGACGGCATGCGCCGCACGGCGGAACTGGGCGGGGAGTGTCGGCAATGACCGCGAGGGCGGCAAACTCCGTTTCCCCTTCGGAATACGCCTTAAACAGCGCGGTCCGCTCCGCGCAATTGCACACGCTGTAAGCGGCGTTTTCAATGTTGCAGCCGCGGTACACACTGCCGTCTTTCGTCAGCAACGCGGCGCCGACTTTGAATTTCGAATAAGGCACGTATGCGAATTCGCGCGCTTTTTTCGCTTCGGCAATGAGCTGTTCGATCTCCATGAATGGCTCTTCCTTTCCTGAAAGCAAACGCTGCTTTCTTTTATTTTACAAAAAATCGCCGCCAATTTCATCATTTGAAACGAAAATGTAACAGAAAAATTAGAATTTTCTCTCTCGTTCGTTCAGCGAAGATGCGGCCAAAACAGCAGCGCCCCGATGATGACAGCAACCCCGGCAGCCACGAGCACAGCCGCAGCAGCGATATCTTTCGCCGCTTTCGCCAGCGGGTGAAACTCCCCTGTCACCAAGTCGACCGTGCGCTCGATGGCTGTATTCACCAGCTCGAGTGTAACGACCGCACCAACTGTCAGCACTAACACAATCCACTCCCAGCGCGACAGCCCGACAGCGAAACCGAGCGCAAAGGCAACAACGGCGGCCGCCAAGTGAAAACGCAAATGCGCCTCCTCCTTCACCGCCGCCTTCATTCCCGCCCAAGCCCAGGCGAAACGATCCCGTTCCCTCGCACCTCGCATGGCTATCGCGTCAATCCGAACCGCGTCAATATTTCCTCTTGCTTGGCAAACATGACGCGCTCTTCCTCTTCCGTTTCGTGGTCATAGCCAAGCAAATGCAAAAAACCGTGCACAGCCAAAAACCCGAGCTCGCGCATGAACGAATGCCCGTATTCCGCCGCTTGCTCTTTCGCCTTCGGAATGGAGATGACGATGTCGCCAAGCACCAGCGGCATATCGGCGCCGATGATGTCGACTTCGCCCTCTCCTTCCTCTTCCAACGCGAACGAAAGCACATCAGTCGGAGCGTCTTTGCCGCGATAGTCGCGGTTCATCAGGCGAATGCGCTCGTTGTCCACGAATGAGACGCCCACTTCCGCCCCGTCCGGCACGTTCTCGCTCGCTGCCGCTTCGCGAAGGAGTTGCTCGAGCATCTCAAGCTGCTCTGCGGTCACTTCGCCCGTTTCGTCGATAAAGTCGATGTGAATGGTCATGCATGCTTCACCTTTTCCTTTCGTACTTCCGGGTATTCAATGCGCGAATGGAAGACGCCGTTGAGCGTCTCACAAAGCGAACGGGCGACGATCTCCAACTCTTTCATCGTGATGTCGCACTCGTTCAACTGGTTGTCCTGCAGGCGGTCGGCGATGATCCCCCGGACGATCTTTTCGATTTTTTCCTGCGAGGGGTTGGCCAACGAACGGACAGCCGCCTCGACGCTGTCGGCAATGTTGATGACCGCCGCCTCTTTCGTCTGCGGCTTCGGCCCGGGATAGCGGAACTCGGCTTCGGAGACCACTCCCGTTTGCTCGAGCGCTTTATGATAAAAATACTTGAGCAGCGTCGTGCCATGATGCTGTTCGGCGATGTCGACAATCTCCTTTGGCAGCCGGTGCTTGCGAAGCAAGGCGACGCCGTCGGTGACATGGGCGATAATAATATTTTTGCTCAATTGCGGCGACAAATGATCGTGCGGATTGCCGCCCATTTGGTTTTCAATGAAATAGCGGGGCCGCTTTGTCTTGCCGATGTCGTGGTAATAGCAGGCGACGCGCGCTAGCAAGCCGTCGGCGCCGATCGCCTCGCACGCCGCTTCCGCCAAATTGGCGACCATGATGCTGTGATGATACGTCCCCGGCGCCTCCGTCAACAATTTGCGCAACAGCGGGTGATTTGGATTCGACAGCTCAATGAGGCGAAGCGGCGACAAAATGCCGAATGCCGTCTCAAACACCGGCAGCAGCCCGATCGTCAAAATGGCGGAGAAAATGCCGGAGGCCGCCGCCATGAGAAGAAAAAGGCCGATCTCAGCCAGCGAGTAGCGGCCATTTTTCATTAGCAACAACGATAGGAGCAAACCCGTATTGACGACGGCAACAAGCACACCGGCCCGCCAAATTTTCGCCTTCGCCAGCTCCTTCGGCAGGCAAAACGTCCCAGCCAGGCCGCCAGCGAGCAAATAAACAGCCAAGGACACCGATACGGCGCCAGTCGCCCCGATTTCTTCATTAAACAAGATGCTGCCGCACACCGCCCCAATGATGGCGGTCATCACCGCCAGCCGCTCGCCAAGCAGCACGCGGACAAGCATCGGACCGAACGCTGCCGGAACGAGATAGCCGGCCGAAACGGCCCCGCCGGACGGCAGCAGGCGAATGAGCACCGTCACCGCCATCATCAACGTGAACACCGCTGCATAAAGCAGCAAGTTTTCATTCGTCTTCTCGGCGCGGAAATAGTAAACGAGCGGCGCAAGCAAGAGCAGCACGAACAAACAAAGCCCCGCGGCCGGCCAATGCGGGCGTCCGCCGCCAAGCAGGCCGACGAGCTCAAGCCGGTGGTAAATGTCACTCGTAATAAATTGCCCTTCCTCCACGATCACTTGCCCTTGCAAAATTTTCACCGGCTTCACTTCATCCATCGCCTGCCGCCGCTTTTCTTCCGTCGCCGTCCGGTCGTAGACGACGTTCGGAATGACAGCCTGCCGGCACAACTTGGCGACGGTTTCGCGCAACGCCGGCGACAGCGCCGCATACTTGAGCTCTGTCGCTGCTTTCGCGCGCGCCTCGTCAAGCTCCGCCTGGGAAATGCGCTCGCTCATGGCCGCATGCACGGCCGTCAACGCTGCTTCTTTGGCTGTCTCGAGTTCACCGGGAGAAGCGCTGAGCAGCCGCCGCCATTCTTCAGAGGACAGGTAGGCAAACCACTCCGGCGGCAGCCGTTCCTCGAGCTTCGCTGTCAAATCACCGGGCGAACGGCCCGAACCCGCCTCGTTTTGCACGCTCTCAATGGCGGCAAACAGCGAGGAAAGAAGATCGACACGGTTTTCGGCATATTCTTTTTTCAACGTATAAACGTCTGCCACTTTGGCGGCTGCTTCTTCTTTCAGCCTGGCTGTCGCTTCTTTGTCCTCAACCGTCACCGGCGAGCGGATCGTTTCTTTAGCGACGTCAAACAGGCGCAGCTCATATTGGCGCGGTTTCACTTGCCAGTACAACACAGCAAACAACAGCGCAGCCAAAAACAAAAACAGCCAAAAGCGGACGAAGCGGACGTCTTTTGTCCGCTCGAGAAAAAAACGAAGCCTTCCCACCGGTTTTCCCCTCGCTTTGTAAGAAAAGCTGCGCCATCCATCCCGGTCTGTGCTCTATAAGCCGGCCTCATCGTAGGCATTAATAATTTTCGCCACAAGCGGATGGCGGACAACATCAGACTGCTCCAAAAACACAAAAGCAATGCCGCTGATGGAAGCCAAAATGCGCTTCGCGACCGACAGCCCCGACTCGACTCCTTTTGGCAGGTCGACTTGGGAAATATCGCCGGTGATCACCATTTTTGACCCAAAACCAAGCCGGGTTAAAAACATTTTCATTTGCGCCGGCGTCGTATTTTGCGCTTCGTCCAGAATGACGAACGCATCCTCAAGCGTCCGGCCACGCATATAGGCGAGCGGAGCGATCTCAATCGTGCCGCGTTCAATGAGGCGCTGCACGTACTCCGCTCCGAGCACGTCGTTTAGCGCATCGTACAGTGGGCGCAAATACGGGTCGACTTTCTCCTTCAAGTCGCCGGGCAAAAAGCCGAGGCTTTCCCCCGCCTCGACAGCCGGTCGGGTCAAAATGATGCGTTTGACGCTGCCGTTTTTCAGCGCCTTCACCGCCATGACAACCGCCAAGTACGTTTTCCCGGTGCCGGCCGGCCCGATGCCAAACGTCAAGTCGTGTTGTTCAATCGCCGCCACGTAATAACGCTGGCCGAGCGTTTTGACGCGGATCGACTTCCCTTTGGCATTTTTCGTAATCTCTTCTTCGTACAGCTGGATGAGGCCGTCAAGCGCCCCTTTTTTCGCCAGCTGGACGGCATAGATGATGTCGCGCTCGCTGACGGCCACCCCTTTGCGGATGACAATCAATAAATGGCGAAGCAGCTCATCGACGAGCTGGACTTGCTGCGGCGTTCCGGAGACGTTGACCGTCTCCCCGCGCGTCACAATCGACACGCCAAGCTCTTCCTCAATCCGCTTTAAATGGGCGTCATGAACGCCAAAGAGCGCCGCCGCTTCCTGTTGATTGCGCACGTGTTGGCTGATCGTGACAAACTGCTCTGACATTCTCAATCTCCTTGAACGATGGGTTGTGGTACAGCAATATTTTCGATGACTTCGTAATGCAATTCTACCCTTACTTTACCATTCTCTTTCGTCTGATGCAAAACTTTTTCGCCACGAATGACCGCCTCTTCCGGCAGCTTGGCCCGCAGCTCGCGGCGGGCGATCTTTTTCGCTTCTGCAAACGCCTCTTCCCACGTATAGCTCCGTTTCACTTCCTCGGCTTCACGAATCGTAACACGCTCGTAATACACCGGCAAGTCCCATTTCCAAAACCGAAACGGCCGCTTTTTCGTTTCGATGACCGTATGGGCGAACGCCGGCTTCTCCCACCCCCAGATTGGAAGGGAAAAGCGGCCCATTGCGATATAATGCCGTTCGGCGAACGCGCCGGTCAACACATGAAACGTCGTCTCAAGCGGCAGGACAACGGTGGACTTGTACCATGTCTCGCCAAGCACCTTTCCGGTCGCCGGTACAAATTTCGTTCTCCCCTCGGCGCCGATCACGCCGGAAACGAGAAGCTGACCTTTTTGTACATAATCATTGACGGAAACGAGCGGTTGTCCTTCTTCAACGAACAAATCGGCGATCACCGCCTCTTTTTTGGCGACTAAATGGCGCGGGGGGATCGGTTCTTTCGGTTCCGGAATTTCTTTTTCCACGACGCGGAAATGCAGCGACGTCCCTTCCCACTCGACGCCGACCCATGTAATGTCATGGATGCGTTCGGTCAGTTTCCTTTGCAACGTTTCCGGGTCATCGAGCAGGAATTGAAACACGCCGCGCTCGACGCCCATCCGTTTTAGTTCGCGGACGATTTGATGTTCTGTCTCGGGGGAGGCGCCTTCAATGTCAATGCTCCACACAACGTTGGACAGCAGAAATACAATGGCCGCAAAAAGGAGCAGCCCGAGCCCAAACCCGCTGTTTCGCCGCGCCCGTCGCCAAAAAAACGGCAACCCTCTTCTCCCGACAAACGAAAGCTTGCACTCGCTTTGCCGGGCGATATGGCGAAACCGCTTGACATCGCTGAGCTTAATGAAAAATGTCGCCGTCTCCCGGCTATGATTTTTCACATTCCATACGGCGATGCCCTGGCGCACGCAGGCGTTGATCAGCCGTTCGATCCCTTTTCCTTCCGCCTTGACACGCACGCTGCCGGCTAACGTGTCAACCCATTCATTTTTCATCGTTTGTCCTCCTCTATATAAACGACTTGGCTGATTTTCCCCTCCAATAAAATTTCTTCCGGCAAAATCGTTTTGATGACAAACTGTTCGCCGCGGACAAGCAGCTGCCCGTTCCGCAGCAAAAGGCGGAGCTCTTTATCGCTGAACGCGAGCAGCCCGCGGTGGTTTTCAATGTAAATATGTATGTGCCCCACCATCGTGATGCGGGGCAGATCCATGACGATATCGGCGGGAAGCTCGAGCTTTTCCGCCATCCACCGCTTCATCTGCTGGCGCCATTTCTTCACCATACAAAAAGACCCCCCTTTCATCTCATATGTATGAGACAAAAGGGGGTTCTAGCACCGCTTTTCAAAAACAACGGGCCCGCCTGCCGGCAAGGCCCATTGCTTGTTTTATGAAAGCTGTTGTTGCACCAATTTATTGACGAGCGAACCGTCCGCTTTGCCTTTCACTTTCGGCATGATGGCGCTCATCACTTTTCCCATATCCGCCTTCGACGAAGCCCCGACTTCCTTGATCGTCTGCTCGATCAGTTCGCGAAGTTCGTCCTCTGTCAGCGGTTTCGGCATATACGACTGAACGATGTCAATTTCGGTTTTTACTTTTTCGACAAGATCTGAACGGCCAGCGTTTTCAAATTCGCGGAGGGAGTCTTTACGCTGCTTCAGTTCACGAGAAAGAACGGTCAGCTCTTCGTCTTCCGAAAGCGGGCTTTTGCCGAGCTTGATCGCCTCGTTTTGCAGCGCCGCCTTCAGCATACGGAGAACAGACAGCTTTTCTTTCTCCTTGTTTTTCATCGCCTGCTTCATATCGTCATTCAAACGATCGAGAAGACTCACCGATTATACACCCTCTTTAATGCATGCTCTTAGTGCTTGCGCTTTCTAGCCGCTTCAGATTTTTTCTTCCGTCTGACGCTTGGTTTTTCATAAAATTCGCGCTTTCTCACTTCTTGCAAAGTACCCGTTTTCGAAACGGCGCGTTTAAAGCGACGAAGAGCGTCGTCGATCGACTCGTTTTTGCGAACGATCGTTTTGGACATCCTGCTTCCCTCCCTCCGAACAACAACCATTGCATATTGTACTTGTCAATTATAATACATGCCGTCGGAAAAGGTCAATAAAAAAAGCGCGATCCCGGCGCCGAAAAAAGTGGTCATCGTCCGCGGACGAGGCCCATACATATAGGATGAAAGGGGAGATCGCCCGTGGGTCCGCTTTTGATGCTGTTTGCCATTTACACCGCCATTTTTCTGATCGGCATGTTCATGATGAAGGCCGGGTTTTACGCGTTATCCGGCCATCGGTTGAAACGATGGCTCATGCGCTTTACCGCTGCGCCATGGCAAGGATTTCTCACCGGGATGGCGGCAACCGCCCTCGTGCAAAGCAGCTCGGCGGTCATGGTGATGACGGTCGGCCTCGTCGCCACCGGCTATTTATCGTTTCGCCAGTCCATCGGCATCATTTTAGGCAGCAACATCGGCTCAACCGTCACAACCGAGCTGATGACACTCGATATCGGCGACGGCGCCATTCCGCTTCTCATCGGCGGCGCACTTCTCGTCTTCATAGGACGCCGCCGCTTCGTTTACAGCATCGGGATGATCGCCGTCGGCCTTGCCGCCTTGCTGTTTGCCATGAACGGCTTCTCCAGCCTCGCCAAGCCGCTCGCCGATTACCCGCTTGTTGACGCCTGGCTCAAGCAAACGAACAGCTCGACCGCCATCGGACTCTTCGTCGGCATTGCCTTGACCGCCCTCGTCCATTCGAGCGCGGCGACGATCGGCATCGCCATGGGGTTTTTAAACGAACAGTTGTTGACGCTTCCAGCCGCCATCGCGATATTGCTTGGCGCCAACATCGGCACGTGCATTACCGGGCTGCTGGCCTCCATCGGTTCAAGCAAAGAAGCCCAGCTGACCGCTTATACCCATTTATGGCTGAACGTCGCCGGCGTTGCCGTCTTTGCCTTCTGGACGGAACCGTTCGCCCGTTTTGCCGCCATGCTCAGCCCGGCGCCGGATGTGCAGCTCGCCCATGTGAGCGTCTTGTTTAACACCATTTGTTCAGCCGCCGCGTTGCCGTTTGTCGGCATCATCGAAACGGCCATCTTGCGTTTGCATGGCCAAAAGCGGGCTTAATAATCGGCGCGCCCAGTTTGGCCGCTGACGATGGCAACCCCGGAGCTCGTCCCGATGCGCGTCGCCCCAGCCTCGATCATCGCCTCAGCTGTTTTCCGGTCGCGAACGCCTCCTGAAGCTTTGACGCCCACATTGTCGCCGACCGTTTTTCGCATCAGCGCGACGTCTTCAACCGTCGCGCCGCCGCCTGAGAACCCAGTCGATGTTTTCACATAGTCAGCGCCCGCTTTCACCGCCAATTGGCAAGCACGCACTTTTTCATCATCCGTCAAAAGCGCCGTTTCAATAATTACTTTCACGAGTGCTTTTCCGGCTGCCGCTTCGACGACGGCGCGAATATCGCGCTCCACCCAGTCGTCGGCTCCGCTTTTTAAGGCGCCGATGTTGATGACCATATCGACTTCGCGCGCACCGTTTTCGATGGCGTTTTTCGTTTCAAACGCTTTCGTTTCCGGCGTTGTCGCTCCAAGCGGAAAGCCGATGACCGTGCAGACGCGGACATCCGTGCCGGAAAGTTCCCGCGCCGCCGTTTTCACCCACGACGGGTTGACGCATACTGAGGCAAACCCGTACTGTTTCGCCTCCGCGCATAATTGAACGATTTGCTCTTCCGTTGCCTCCGGCTTGAGCAGCGTATGGTCGATCATGTTCGCAATGTTCACTGTCATGGACACTCGCCCCTTTCTGCCGCTGCAAAAAAATAAAAGGTCTGACGTCTACCATCATACTATGTCTGCGAGGCAAAAACTAGCCGTCATCTGTATAGTTCCCGAGAAAAAGAAGAAAAAACCCCAGCCGAGGCTGGGGTGTCTGTGCTTGTCTCTCCATATCAGGTTATGAGCTTAACTTTACGGAATGAGCTGCCCCATCCGGCACAATGCGGACAAACTCACCTTCGTTGTACGGGTAGCCGGCTTTCGTGATTTTTACTTTCACGAGTTCGCCGACCATCTCTTCTGTCCCCGGGAAACGGACTTTCAAATAGTTGTCCGTATAGCCGATATACATGCCCGGATGATCTTTGTCTTGCTCTTCTGGAATGACTTCGAGCACGTGCCCTTCAAATCGCGACGCGTATTCTTTCGCCAGCTGATCAGATAGGGCAATGAGTCGGCGGACGCGGTCATGTTTCGTCTCTTCGTCCACTTGGTCCGGCATGCGCGCCGCCGGTGTGCCAGTCCGCTTCGAATACGGAAAGACGTGCAGCTCGGAAAACTGCTGCTCGCGGATAAAGTGGTACGTTTCCATAAATTCCTCTTCCGTTTCACCCGGAAAACCGACGATGACATCGGACGTTACGGCGAGTTCCGGGAACACTTCCCGCAGGCGGGCAAGCCGCTCGGCGAAAAATTCCACCGTATATTTGCGGCGCATCCGCTTGAGCACCGTGTTCGACCCGGATTGAAGCGGAATGTGCAAATGGCGAACGATTTTGTCCGAACGCTGCAACACATCGATCACTTCATCGGTAATTTGGCTCGCCTCAATCGACGAAATGCGAATCCGTTTCAGCCCCGGCACTTGCTCATCCAAATCGCGCAGCAGCGCCGCGAAGTTATAGTCTTTTAGATCGGTGCCGTAGCCGCCCGTATGAATGCCGGTCAACACGATTTCCTTATAGCCGGCGGCGACAAGCTGGCGCGCCTGGCGGATGATTTCTTGTGGATTGCGCGAACGCATCAAGCCGCGCGCCCACGGGATGATGCAAAACGTGCAAAAGTTGTTGCACCCTTCTTGAATTTTCAACGATGCCCGCGTCCGGTCGGTGAACGACGGCACATCCATTTCCTCAAACACGCGCGTTTTCATAATGTTATGGACCGCGTTGATCGGCTGGCGCTCGCGCTGAAACTGCTCAACGTAGTCCAAAATTTTATGCCGGTCTTGCGTGCCGATGACAATATCGACGCCCGGAATCGCCATCACTTCCGCCGGCGATGTTTGCGCATAGCAGCCGGTCACGCAGACGACGGCATCCGGATTGCGGCGCACCGCACGGCGGATGACTTGGCGGCTTTTTTTGTCGCCGGTGTTCGTCACCGTGCACGTGTTGATCACATACACATCGGCGCGGCTCTCAAACTCCGTCCGTTCGTAGCCGGCCTTTTTAAACAGCTGCCAAATCGCCTCTGTTTCGTAATGATTGACTTTGCAGCCTAATGTATGGAAAGCCACTGTTGGCATGTTGTTCACCTCACTGCAGGCCATGCCGCTGAGCCAGCAGCATGACTGAATTTGTTCAAACCGTTGATTACTGTTGCGCCGCCTCCCAATCTGGCGCGCGCAGCTCCCATTCATAGGAAGCCGCGGCAAGCAGATAAAGCGGCGCCGTTTCCGTGCGCAAAATGCGCGGGCCAAGGCTGCACGGCAAAAAGCCGCCTTGTCGGAGCCGCTTTGCCTCCTCAGGGCTAAATCCACCCTCAGGTCCGAACACGGCTAGCAGCGTGCCGCCGGGCTTGAGGCCGGCAAGCAGCGCCGGCAGCGAACCGTGCCGTCCCCCGCGCCCTTCTTCTTCATAGGCGAATAGACGTTGATCCACCGTTTCGCCAAAAGCAAGCAGCGCGTCCAGCGAAAGCGGCGCCCGCACCTCGGGCAATGACGTGCGTTCCGCCTGTTCGGCCGCCTCTTTCGCAATTTTTTTCCACCGTTCCACTTTTTTCTCCGCTTTCTTCATGTCCCATTTGACGACCGAACGGGCGGCGAAAAACGGCAGAAAGCCGGCGGCGCCAAGCTCCGTCCCTTTTTGGATGACAAACTCCCACTTTTCGCCTTTCGGCAGCCCCTGGGCGATATAAATGCGCACCGGCAATTCGCGCCCCTCTTCCTTCCATTGTACAATACGGGCGCGCACATGCTCACTGGCAATTTGTTCAATGCTGCATACAGCCGTGCGCCCGTCCGGAAAGACGCAAGCGATCGCATCCCCCGGCTTCATGCGCATGACGCGGGCGATATGGTGCGCGTCAGCGCCGCTGATCGTGACGACTTCGCCTCGGCGCTCCCGTTCGGAAACGAAATATCGCTGCAACGAACATCCCTTCTTTGTTTACGACTTGATGGCGACTAACGCGACCCAATCTTCCATCACGTTCACTTCCTCAATGACAAACCCAGCCGCCAGCAGCCCGTCTTTGACGTCCTGCTTTTTCGCCTGGATGATGCCGGAGGTGATGAAGCGGCCGCCCGGCTTCAGCAGCCGGAAAGCGTCGGAGGCAAAACGCAAAATGATTTCCGCCAAAATGTTGGCGACAATCACATCAGCCGGCTCATCGACATGGTCAAGCAAATTGTTTTGCGCCACCGTAACGACCGACTGCACTTTATTGAGCTTGACGTTCAGCCGTGCGCTGTCGACTGCGACCGGATCCAAATCGAACGCCCGCACCGACCGGGCGCCGAGCATCGCCGCAGCGATGCTTAAAATGCCGGAGCCGGTGCCGACGTCAATGACCGCATCGCCGGGGCGCACATATTTTTCGAGCGCCTGCAGGCACATGACCGTCGTCGGGTGGGTGCCGGTGCCAAACGCCATGCCCGGATCCATTTCAATGATCAACTCATCATCGGAAACCGGCTCATACGTTTCCCACGTCGGCACGATCGTAAACTTCTCCGACACTTTCACCGGATGATAATGCTTTTTCCACGCCGTCGCCCACTCTTCCTCATTCACTTCGCTCAATGTAATCTTATTTTTTCCAAGGTCAATATCATATAGCCATAAATTGTTAATCGCTTGTTTAATTTGTTCGACCGTTTCGCCAAGAA
This genomic window contains:
- the dgkA gene encoding Undecaprenol kinase — its product is MRGARERDRFAWAWAGMKAAVKEEAHLRFHLAAAVVAFALGFAVGLSRWEWIVLVLTVGAVVTLELVNTAIERTVDLVTGEFHPLAKAAKDIAAAAVLVAAGVAVIIGALLFWPHLR
- a CDS encoding Probable rRNA maturation factor produces the protein MTIHIDFIDETGEVTAEQLEMLEQLLREAAASENVPDGAEVGVSFVDNERIRLMNRDYRGKDAPTDVLSFALEEEGEGEVDIIGADMPLVLGDIVISIPKAKEQAAEYGHSFMRELGFLAVHGFLHLLGYDHETEEEERVMFAKQEEILTRFGLTR
- a CDS encoding sporulation protein YqfD, producing MKNEWVDTLAGSVRVKAEGKGIERLINACVRQGIAVWNVKNHSRETATFFIKLSDVKRFRHIARQSECKLSFVGRRGLPFFWRRARRNSGFGLGLLLFAAIVFLLSNVVWSIDIEGASPETEHQIVRELKRMGVERGVFQFLLDDPETLQRKLTERIHDITWVGVEWEGTSLHFRVVEKEIPEPKEPIPPRHLVAKKEAVIADLFVEEGQPLVSVNDYVQKGQLLVSGVIGAEGRTKFVPATGKVLGETWYKSTVVLPLETTFHVLTGAFAERHYIAMGRFSLPIWGWEKPAFAHTVIETKKRPFRFWKWDLPVYYERVTIREAEEVKRSYTWEEAFAEAKKIARRELRAKLPEEAVIRGEKVLHQTKENGKVRVELHYEVIENIAVPQPIVQGD
- the ybeZ_2 gene encoding PhoH-like protein — its product is MSEQFVTISQHVRNQQEAAALFGVHDAHLKRIEEELGVSIVTRGETVNVSGTPQQVQLVDELLRHLLIVIRKGVAVSERDIIYAVQLAKKGALDGLIQLYEEEITKNAKGKSIRVKTLGQRYYVAAIEQHDLTFGIGPAGTGKTYLAVVMAVKALKNGSVKRIILTRPAVEAGESLGFLPGDLKEKVDPYLRPLYDALNDVLGAEYVQRLIERGTIEIAPLAYMRGRTLEDAFVILDEAQNTTPAQMKMFLTRLGFGSKMVITGDISQVDLPKGVESGLSVAKRILASISGIAFVFLEQSDVVRHPLVAKIINAYDEAGL
- the recO gene encoding Recombination protein O → MFEKCEAIVMRTIDYGETNKIVTLFTREWGKVAVMARGAKKPSSRLSAVTQPLAYGHYLIRRSRGVGVLHQGELIDSMRALREDLFAAAYAAYIVELTDKSTEEQKRNPYLFELLRQTLQYMSEGRDLEIMALIYEMKMLPVLGIPPVLDRCARCGATEGSVSFSVKEAGFLCHRCEEADPHRMPLSPASARLLRLFFHIDLSRLGAISVKETTKAELKAVLSAYYDEYAGLSLKAKRFLQQMSVLKDTLAPDSGQDA
- the era gene encoding Bex protein, which codes for MNKEGYKSGFVAIIGRPNVGKSTFLNRVVGQKIAIMSDKPQTTRNKIQGVYTDEDAQIIFIDTPGVHKPKHKLGDFMMKVALNALREVDLILFMVNAEEGFGRGEAFIMERLKEVDTPVFLVINKIDRVHPDELLPLIDQYKDLHPFAEIVPISALEGNNVERLLEQIKERLPEGPQYYPPDQVTDHPEQFIIAELIREKALHLTREEVPHSIAVVVERIERREETGTVYVGAVIVVERDSQKGIIIGKQGRMLKEIGQRARADIEALLGSKVFLELWVKVQKDWRNRLSQLRDFGFREDEY
- the cdd gene encoding Cytidine deaminase, with translation MEIEQLIAEAKKAREFAYVPYSKFKVGAALLTKDGSVYRGCNIENAAYSVCNCAERTALFKAYSEGETEFAALAVIADTPRPVPPCGACRQVIAELCPSDMKVILANINGDVKIVTVQELLPDAFSAEDMHE
- a CDS encoding phosphodiesterase — translated: MGRLRFFLERTKDVRFVRFWLFLFLAALLFAVLYWQVKPRQYELRLFDVAKETIRSPVTVEDKEATARLKEEAAAKVADVYTLKKEYAENRVDLLSSLFAAIESVQNEAGSGRSPGDLTAKLEERLPPEWFAYLSSEEWRRLLSASPGELETAKEAALTAVHAAMSERISQAELDEARAKAATELKYAALSPALRETVAKLCRQAVIPNVVYDRTATEEKRRQAMDEVKPVKILQGQVIVEEGQFITSDIYHRLELVGLLGGGRPHWPAAGLCLFVLLLLAPLVYYFRAEKTNENLLLYAAVFTLMMAVTVLIRLLPSGGAVSAGYLVPAAFGPMLVRVLLGERLAVMTAIIGAVCGSILFNEEIGATGAVSVSLAVYLLAGGLAGTFCLPKELAKAKIWRAGVLVAVVNTGLLLSLLLMKNGRYSLAEIGLFLLMAAASGIFSAILTIGLLPVFETAFGILSPLRLIELSNPNHPLLRKLLTEAPGTYHHSIMVANLAEAACEAIGADGLLARVACYYHDIGKTKRPRYFIENQMGGNPHDHLSPQLSKNIIIAHVTDGVALLRKHRLPKEIVDIAEQHHGTTLLKYFYHKALEQTGVVSEAEFRYPGPKPQTKEAAVINIADSVEAAVRSLANPSQEKIEKIVRGIIADRLQDNQLNECDITMKELEIVARSLCETLNGVFHSRIEYPEVRKEKVKHA